In Kordiimonas sp. SCSIO 12610, the following are encoded in one genomic region:
- the xrt gene encoding exosortase gives MADNTNTRITLDWQEIGQDMLSSGFWLVAIALTAIYTATTVLMIEGPWQTDQDSHGPFILLIVALIILLKAHKLRKIKAPKTSYLGWLSLLGGLFFYVIGHSQSLMLLDAGSIIPVLGGLILITKGKEGLKELIFPLCFLIFAVPMPGWLMDSLTQPMKLALSDQVVNLLYYYGYPVGQNGVILYIEQYQLLVKDACVGLNSLHSLAAVGIIYIYLSKPSHLLHTLFLLLIIVPAAYAANLVRVIALVLITYYFGEAAGQGFLHDFAGLVMFVTALLLFIAIDSVIFFGIVRYKKRKAAIS, from the coding sequence AATTACACTTGATTGGCAAGAAATTGGGCAAGATATGCTCAGTTCAGGTTTCTGGCTGGTAGCTATTGCCCTAACAGCTATATATACTGCCACAACAGTGTTGATGATCGAAGGTCCATGGCAAACAGATCAGGATAGCCACGGACCTTTTATTTTGCTTATTGTCGCACTTATAATATTACTCAAAGCACATAAGTTGCGTAAAATTAAAGCACCAAAAACCAGCTATCTAGGGTGGTTGTCCCTTCTGGGAGGTTTGTTCTTTTATGTTATCGGACATTCCCAAAGTTTGATGTTGTTAGACGCGGGATCAATTATTCCAGTTTTGGGAGGATTGATCCTGATTACGAAGGGGAAAGAAGGCTTAAAGGAACTAATTTTCCCACTCTGTTTTCTGATTTTTGCTGTTCCCATGCCGGGTTGGCTAATGGATAGCCTAACGCAGCCGATGAAGCTCGCTTTATCTGATCAAGTTGTGAATTTGTTATATTACTATGGCTACCCAGTAGGTCAGAATGGGGTAATCTTATATATTGAACAATATCAGCTACTCGTTAAGGATGCGTGCGTTGGCCTGAATTCACTACATAGTCTGGCGGCAGTTGGTATCATATATATCTACCTGTCCAAGCCTAGCCATCTTCTTCATACACTCTTTCTTTTGCTAATCATTGTTCCGGCTGCCTACGCAGCTAATCTCGTGCGAGTGATCGCATTGGTGTTGATAACATATTATTTTGGGGAAGCAGCTGGCCAGGGTTTCCTCCATGATTTCGCAGGTTTAGTCATGTTTGTAACGGCATTGTTGCTGTTCATTGCAATTGATAGTGTGATATTTTTTGGAATTGTAAGGTATAAAAAAAGAAAGGCTGCAATCTCATGA
- a CDS encoding exosortase C-terminal domain/associated protein EpsI, whose translation MIKRPPLQIVVIVCFLLFAGVLGQYLKPTEFSTVVAADFVLEDIVPTEFGEWYEDQYIKAVQPLEQSTLADKIYNQSISRSYRNANGDLIMLVIAYGRHQSDNLQLHLPETCYAANGFKVGNPVVAKIPLEQGGAGLLPAKRLFTSNGPRREPVTYWTRVGDDIPVSQRERQIGKLLYGLSGKIPDGILIRVSSFGDLNDQSFELHDTFIQDLLAIVPEDTLPLFLGNLSSKQEIL comes from the coding sequence ATGATTAAGCGCCCTCCCTTACAGATTGTCGTTATTGTTTGCTTTCTGTTGTTTGCAGGAGTTTTGGGCCAGTATCTCAAACCAACTGAGTTTTCAACAGTTGTGGCCGCTGATTTTGTGTTGGAAGATATAGTGCCAACAGAGTTCGGCGAATGGTATGAGGATCAGTATATTAAAGCTGTCCAGCCATTAGAGCAGAGTACCTTGGCGGATAAAATTTATAATCAGTCGATTTCCAGAAGTTACAGAAACGCCAATGGTGATTTGATTATGCTTGTGATCGCCTATGGGCGCCATCAGAGCGATAACTTGCAACTACATCTCCCTGAGACGTGTTACGCTGCTAATGGTTTTAAGGTAGGAAATCCCGTTGTAGCTAAAATTCCGTTGGAACAAGGTGGTGCAGGCTTATTGCCAGCAAAACGGCTCTTTACTTCGAATGGTCCAAGGCGGGAGCCCGTTACATACTGGACACGCGTTGGTGATGATATCCCGGTATCTCAGCGTGAACGGCAGATTGGTAAATTATTGTATGGGCTATCAGGTAAAATCCCTGATGGCATACTAATTAGGGTTTCCAGCTTTGGTGACTTGAATGATCAGTCCTTTGAACTTCATGACACCTTTATACAAGATTTGTTAGCCATCGTACCTGAGGATACTTTACCTTTGTTCCTCGGCAACTTATCTTCCAAGCAGGAAATATTGTAA